The nucleotide window CATTGTTAATTCAAAATCCAAAAATCAAAATGCAAAATGACAGACTAAAATCCAAAATTTCTATCGCTATTGCAAGGGAGACATTTTAAGTTTTGCATTGTCATTTTGATTTTTGATATTTGGATTTTCATGCTGCTCTGGACTGTAAGTTTTAAGAGTGAGGGCATGAAGTTCCCCAGACTGAATCTCTTTTTGAAATAAAGCATAGACCATTTTATGTTGTTCCATCATCATTTTTCCAGTAAAGATTGGAGAAATGATCACGGCTTGATAATGATCTTGGGTGCCCGTAAGATCAATGACTTGGGCCTCAGTTCCTTTGGCCCATTCGAGAATTCTTGACTTAATTTGTTCTGCTGTCATGAAAAAACCTCTCAATAGTGCCGATACTATTCTTTTTAAGTCTCGGACGCAAGTAGGGAAGTTTTAGATGTTTTATAAACCTTTCTTTGTATTTTTATTTGAAATTGTTCTAGAATACCTTATATTGGCTTTTGTTACTTCTTTCTGTGGGGGGATTTTCTATTGATCAAAATCGATGCCCATCAAGAAGTGGAAGAGATTGTTCATCAGATAGATGCCTTTATCGGCCATCTCCCTGAACCTCTCAAGTCTCTCGGAGGCGAGTTCGCCTCTACGGGCTATCCCTATCGCACGGCTTTTTTGAACAATGATCTGGCCTTTCCCGGCCTTCTCTTGCCCTTTTGGGTTGCCCAAAAATACGAGACGCATGTCCCTGATCCAGTTTTATTCCTCGAGAGGGTGCAAAAAATTGTTCGGGCAGCTCTTTTGGGTTACCTTTACATTCGCATTCAAGATGATATTTATGACCATAAGGAAGGTCATAATCCAGTCATGCTTCTCTTGGCCAATGAATTTATTCGGGAATGTTTTCAAATTGATTATGAACTCTTTCCTGCTCATTCGAACTTCTGGAGGTATTTTAGAACGGCTTGGCTTGATTTCTCACAGGCCACGGCCTGGGAAATCAAGAATTGTCGGGGAAAGATCAGACCTTTGGTAGCGGATGAGCTCTTGATGGA belongs to Chlamydiota bacterium and includes:
- a CDS encoding BolA family transcriptional regulator, giving the protein MTAEQIKSRILEWAKGTEAQVIDLTGTQDHYQAVIISPIFTGKMMMEQHKMVYALFQKEIQSGELHALTLKTYSPEQHENPNIKNQNDNAKLKMSPLQ
- a CDS encoding class 1 isoprenoid biosynthesis enzyme, which gives rise to MIKIDAHQEVEEIVHQIDAFIGHLPEPLKSLGGEFASTGYPYRTAFLNNDLAFPGLLLPFWVAQKYETHVPDPVLFLERVQKIVRAALLGYLYIRIQDDIYDHKEGHNPVMLLLANEFIRECFQIDYELFPAHSNFWRYFRTAWLDFSQATAWEIKNCRGKIRPLVADELLMEGKKLAFAKVPVAAVLLMANQEQDLPCLSRIIDLLATSSQLLNDFGSLERDLKTQHFTHPLSQSLEFEDANSSANLGDVFFERLLRKTSLEDLFQKVVELDDRVLRLLESFSLPSLVLFLEGRTREVKEIRERYLKLKLQSLLGVGRGDAVSIEH